A stretch of Diceros bicornis minor isolate mBicDic1 chromosome 29, mDicBic1.mat.cur, whole genome shotgun sequence DNA encodes these proteins:
- the LOC131394052 gene encoding chymase-like, with the protein MHCLPLPLLLFLLCSRAEPGEIIGGTECKAHSHPYVAHLEIVTPQDDLVNCGGFLIRQDFVLTAACSSGRSILVTLGAHNIKEEDTWQKLEVIKQFSHPKYEGFVVCHDIMLLKLKEQANLTLTVGTLLLLPQFCFIPPERRCWVAGWGITEVEESGSYTLQEVKLRLVDPQACRHFTTFDHNLQLCVGNPRKTKSTFKGDSGGPLLCVGVAQGTVSYGWWDAKPPAVFTQISHYRPWISGVLK; encoded by the coding sequence ATGCATTGTCTTCCTCTCCCCCTGCTGCTCTTTCTCCTGTGCTCCAGAGCTGAACCTGGAGAGATCATCGGGGGCACAGAGTGCAAGGCACACTCCCACCCCTACGTGGCCCACCTGGAAATTGTCACTCCCCAAGATGATCTGGTGAATTGTGGTGGTTTCCTGATAAGACAAGATTTTGTGCTCACAGCTGCTTGCTCCTCAGGAAGGTCTATATTGGTCACCCTTGGAGCCCATAACATAAAAGAAGAAGACACATGGCAGAAGCTTGAGGTTATAAAACAATTCTCTCATCCAAAATATGAGGGCTTTGTTGTTTGCCATGACATCATGCTACTAAAGTTGAAGGAGCAAGCCAACCTGACCCTGACCGTGGGGACACTCCTTCTTCTACCCCAGTTCTGCTTCATCCCACCTGAGAGAAGGTGCTGGGTGGCTGGCTGGGGAATAACCGAAGTGGAGGAATCAGGCTCCTACACTCTGCAAGAGGTGAAGCTGAGACTTGTGGATCCCCAGGCCTGCAGACACTTCACAACTTTTGACCACAATCTCCAGCTGTGTGTTGGCAATCCCAGGAAGACAAAATCTACATTTAAGGGAGACTCAGGGGGCCCTCTTCTGTGTGTTGGAGTGGCCCAGGGCACTGTCTCCTATGGATGGTGGGACGCAAAGCCCCCTGCTGTATTCACCCAGATCTCCCATTACCGGCCCTGGATCAGTGGGGTCCTAAAGTGA